Part of the Bradyrhizobium sp. AZCC 1721 genome, CCGTCGCCTCCTCGCTGATCGCCTTCATCATCGTCTATTTCGCGGTGTTCGCCGCCGGCGTGATCTACCTGCTGCGCCTGATGGCGGCGCCGCCGCATCCGGGTGAAGAGGGGCCGTCATCACACGAGGCGCCGATCCGCACCGCCGGCATCACGCCGGCTGCCCAGGGGGTCGGCTCATGAACATCGCGGTCGACCTCGCCACCGTCTGGGCCTTCATCATCGCCTTTGCCGTGTTCGTCTATGTCGTGATGGACGGTTTCGATCTCGGGCTCGGCATTCTGTTTCCGCTGTTTCCGGACAAGCGCGACCGCGACGTCATCATGAACAGCGTCGCCCCGGTGTGGGACGGTAACGAAACCTGGCTGGTGCTCGGCGGCGGCGGCCTGATGGCGGCCTTCCCGCTCGCCTATGCCGTGCTGATGCCGGCGCTGTACACCCCGATGATTGCGATGCTGCTCGGCCTCGTATTCCGCGGCGTCGCCTTCGAATTCCGCTGGCGCACGACCAAGGCGCGAAACAGGTGGGACATCGCCTTTTTCGGCGGGTCGTTGCTGGCAACGTTGGCGCAAGGCATTGCGCTCGGCGCTATCCTGCAAGGCGTGCATGTCGAAGGACGGCATTATGCCGGTGGCTGGTGGGACTGGCTGACGCCGTTCAGCATTCTGACCGGCATCTCGCTCGTGATCGGCTATTCGCTGCTCGGGGCGACATGGCTGGTCATGAAAACCGAAGGCGAGTTGCGTGACCGCGCCTATCATCTGAGCTGGATATTTTTGCTCACGATGCTGGGCGCGATCGGCGCGGTCAGCATCGCGACGCCGTTCCTCCATATACAGTACACCGAGCGCTGGTTCGCCTGGCCGAACGTCCTCATGACGGCACAGGTACCGATTTCGGTTGCTGTAGTCACCGCCCTGTTGCTGCGCAGTCTCGCCAACAAATACGACTACCAGCCGTTCTTCCTGACGCTGGCGTTGTTCGCGCTGTCCTATGCCGGGCTCGGCATCAGCATGTATCCCTATATCGTGCCGCAGAGCATCACGATCTGGCAGGCGGCGGCGCCGGAAAACAGCCAGCTCTTCATGCTGGTCGGCGTCGCCGGGCTGATCCCGCTGATCCTCGGCTATACCGCCTGGGCCTATTGGGTTTTTCGCGGCAAGGTCAAACCCGAGAGTGGATACCATTGAAGCCCAACGAGCCGGCCCGTCGTCCTCTGATGCAGCGCTTGCTGTGGTTTGCCGCGCTCTGGCTCGGCGGCGTCGGCACCGTCGTGCTGATTTCGTTTTTGCTGCGGCTGTGGATCGCGCCGAAATAAGGCAGGCGGGATATCCCATGAATTTGGTGGACCACGAAAATGGACGACATTTCAGTCACGTATCCGCCGCATTCGCCCTAAACTTGCCATCAAGCCAGCCCTGAGATTTGATGGTTCCGCTGATTTGCCAAAGCGCCAACCATTTGGCCGCCGCGCCAACAAGGAGAATTTTTGCGATGACAAAATTTCGGCACCTGATCTGGATGGTGATCGCCGCCGGCGGTCTGGTCCTTTCAGCTTCTCAGAGCCAGGCGCAGACGCGGCAGCCCGATGTCGGCGACCAGCCCGGTCTGCTGCCCGATGAATCCGTCGAACTCGATCCGCAGTTCAGGAAGACCGCGGTGCTCTATCGCACCAACGAAGCGCCGGGCACCATCATCGTCGTCACGGCCGAGCGCCACCTCTACCTGATCCAGGGCAACGGCCGTGCCTTGCGCTACGGCATCGGCGTTGGCCGCGAAGGATTTCAATGGCAGGGGCTTGTGAACATCACCCGCAAGGCGGAGTGGCCGGACTGGACGCCACCGCCGGAGATGATCGCGCGCCAGCCCTATCTGCCGCGTTTCATGGCTGGCGGCCCCGGCAACCCGCTCGGTGCGCGCGCGATGTATCTCGGCACCACCGTCTACCGTATCCACGGCACCAACCGGCCCGACACCATCGGCACCGCCGTCTCGTCCGGCTGCTTCCGGCTGGTCAACGCCGACGTCACCGATCTCTATGAGCGCGTGCCTGTCGGTACCAAGGTGATTATCCGGCAGAAGCCGGAACTGTAATTGCGACGCGGCCGCTCTGGCCGATCCATTCCCTCCGACTTAGTGAGTTCAAAAAATGCTACGGACATTTCGAGGCGGCCTCCTGATTGGGCTGGCTGTCGCAATCGCGATTGCGGCTGGCGCGATCACCTATGAGCGTTACGACACCAAGACGCTGAAGCGGACCATCCGGCGCGGCGAAGTGCTGTGCGGCGTCAACAAGGGCCTGCCCGGCTTCTCGATCCCCGATGACAAGGGCGACTGGACCGGCTTCGACGTCGATTTCTGCCGCGCAGTAGCCGCGGCGATCTTCGACGATCCCAAGAAGGCGAAATTCGTAGCGCTGGATGCCAACGAGCGCTTCAAGGAGCTGCAGAGCCGCAAGGTCGACATCCTCTCCCGCAACACGACCTGGAGCATGTCCCGCGAGAGCAACTACGCCCTCTATTTCCCGGCGGTCGCCTATTATGACGGCCAGGGCTTCATGCTGCCGCGCTCGCGCAACATCGATTCCGCGCTGGACCTCAACAACAGCAAGGTTTGCGTGCAGGAGGGCACAACGACGGTGCTCAATGTCGCCGACCATTTCCGCGCCAACAACATGAAGTATACCGAGGTCAAGTTTCCCAAGCTGGAAGACGTGCTCAAAGCCTATGAGGGCGGCAAGTGCGACACCTTCACCGCCGACGTTTCCCAGCTCTACGCGCTCCGCTTGAACCTGATCCAGCCGAGCGATCATGTCATCCTGCCCGACGTCATCTCCAAGGAGCCGCTCGCGCCCGTGGTGCGCCAGCGCGACGACGACTGGATGATGCTCGTGAAGTGGACGCTGTATGCGATGATCAACGCCGAGGAACTCGGCATCACTTCGAAGAACATCGACGAGGCGCTGAAGTCGAAGAAGCCCGATGTGATGCGGTTGGTCGGCACCGAAGGCGCCTATGGCGAAGATCTCGGCCTGCCCAAGGACTGGGCCGCCCGCATCATCCGCCATGTCGGCAATTACGGCGAGATGTACGACCGCAATGTCGGCGAGGGATCGAAGCTGAAGATCCCGCGCGGCCTGAATTCGCTGTGGAGCAACGGCGGCATCCAGTACGCCCCGCCGATACGGTAGGTCTCTCAACCACCACAAACTGTCGTCACCCGCGAAAGCGGGTGACCCAGTACGCCGCGGCCCATCGGCTCAAGCATTGCCGTCTCTGGAATACTGGGTCGCCCGGTCCCAGTGCGCAATTGCACAAGGCCGGGCGATGACAGCGGTGCATGACGCGCCGCTTCGGGACGATCAATACCCCTTCATCCGCGCCAACTGATCAGCGTGGTAATTGCTGTCGCCGAACAATTCCTGGCAGACGCGGGCGCGCTTCATGAAGAAGCCGATGTCGAACTGGTCGGTCATGCCCATGCCGCCGTGCATCTGCACGCCCTCTTGCACCGCCAGCGTCGCCGTGGTGCCGGCGCGTGCCTTGGCAACCGCGACCGCGGCGCCAGCGCGCTCGAAATCGCCGTCGAGGGTCTGCAGCGCCTTCAGAACGGCCGCGCGGGTGATCTCGATATCAATATAGAGCTGGGAGGCGCGGTGCTGCAGTGCCTGGAATTCGCCGATCAGTTTGCCGAACTGCTTGCGTTCCTTGAGATAGGTGACGGTGCGGCCGAACACCTCTTCGCTCAAGCCGACCATTTCGGAAGCTACCGCGCCGCGGCCGATATTGAGCACGCCCTCCAATAACGCGCCGCCCTGGTCGACCTCGCCGAGCACCTGATCGGCATTGACGTCGACATTGCTGAATTCGATCCGCGCCGCGTTATGCGCATCGACCATCACCGTGCGTTCGATCGCAACTCCCTTCGCCTTGGGATCGACCAGAAACAGCGTCAGACCATCGCGCTCGCCGGCCGCGCCGCCGGTGCGTGCCGCGACGATCAGGAGATCGGCGGTGTGGCCGTCGACCACGAGCGCCTTCGCGCCGTTCAGCTTGAAGCCGTTGCCGGAGCGCACCGCCTGCAAATTGATCTGCAGCGGGCGATGTTTTGCGCCTTCATCGATCGCGAGCGCCGCCAGCAGCGATCCGTCCGCAATCTTCGGCAGATGTGCGGACTTTTGCGCGTCACTTCCACCGCGCGACAGTGCCGATACCGCCAGCACCGCGGTCGACAGGAACGGCGACGGCATCAAAGTGCGACCGATTTCCTCCATCACGATGCCGGCCTCGACGCAGCCGAGCCCGCTGCCGCCGAAATTTTCGGGCACCAGCAGGCCGGAAAAGCCCATCTCGGCAAACGCCTTCCAGAGCTCGCGGGAAAAGCCCGTTTCGTCCTTGCTGTCGCGCAAGCTGCGCAGATGCGACACCGGCGCCTTGTCGCTGATAAGGCCGCGCGCGCTGTCGCGCAGCATGGATTGTTCTTCGGTGAGGACGAGGGGCATCGATGAATTCCGTTTCAGAAGAGAATTAAGCTACTTCGTCGTCCCTGCGAAAGCAGGGACCCATACGCCGCGGCTTATCGATTATGAATGGTGCTAGCGTCACAGTACTCAGACAGCGGTGGTTATGGGTCCCTGCTTTCGCAGGGACGACGGAGGAGGCGGTGCTACGCCCCCGGCAGATCGAGGATGCGCTTGGCGACGATGCCGAGCATCACCTCGCTGGTGCCGCCCTCGATCGAGTTCGCCTTGGTGCGCAACCAGGCGCGTGGACGTGCGCCGCCTCTGGAGCGCTCGCTTTCCCATTCCAGCGAATCAATGCCGCCGGCTGACATCAGGATTTCATGTCGGCGCTTGTTGAGCTCGGTGCCGTAATATTTCATCGCCGATGAAAACGCCGGATGCGACTGGCCGGCCTTGGCGAGATCGATCGCGCGCTCAGCCACGGCCGCAAACGCCGCCTCGTCGATGTCGAACGCCGCAACCTGGCTGCGCAGCATCGCATCGTCGAGCCGACCGGAATCATCGCTACCGACGGAGTCGGCGGCGACCTGCCCGAGCGGACGGCCGATGCCGCGCTCTCCAGTGCCCGAGATCATCGCGCGCTCATGCTGCAGCAGATATTTTGCAACATCCCAGCCGCGGTTGACCTGGCCCACCACATGCGATTTCGGCACCCGCACATTGTCGAAGAAGGTTTCGCAGAACGGCGAATAACCGGAGATCAGAAGAATCGGCTTGGTCGAGACGCCCTTTGAGGCCATGTCGAACAGGATGAAGCTGATGCCGTCATGCTTCTTCGCCGTGGGATCGGTGCGCACCAGGCAGAAGATCCAGTCGGCATAGTTCGCATAGGACGTCCATATCTTCTGGCCGTTAATGATGTAATCGTCGCCGTCGCTGTCGGCGCGGGTCTGCAGCGAGGCGAGGTCCGATCCGGCGTTCGGCTCGGAATAGCCCTGGCACCAGCGGATCAGGCCCGCGGCGATCTTGGGCAGATGTTCCTTCTTCTGCGCCTCGGTGCCGTACTTCAAAAGCGCCGGCCCAAGCATCCAGATGCCGAAGCTCGAGAGCGGCGAGCGCGCGCCCATCGCCGCCATTTCTTCGCGCAGCACCTTGTGCTCGGCAGGCTCCAGCCCTCCGCCACCATATTCCTTCGGCCAATCCGGCACGGTCCAGCCCCTGTCGCGCATCCGCTCAAACCAGACGCGCTGCGGCTCGGAGGAGAATTTGGCGTTGCGACCGCCCCAGTAGGTGTCGCTTTCGGAGGTCATCGGCCGTCGCATTTCCGGCGGACAATTGGCCTCCAGCCAGGCGCGGGTTTCACGGCGGAATGTTTCCAGATCGGACATATCAGGCGTTTCCATGTGGGAATGTTTGGACACGACCTTAGCCCTCGCGTTGCGGAATTCAATATATGTCTGACATCAGCCCATGCCGCTCTGGCGGTGGTCACGCTGTCCGATCGGGTGTATGCGCTAGGCGATAACGATTGAAAAACAAGAGGAAACCGGCATGCGGCTGAAGTTGCTTTCGCCTGGCGAAATGAGCGCCGACCAGAAAGAAACCTACGACGAGGCCATCGCCGGCAAGCGCGGCGCCCCGCCGGCGCCGATGATGGCCTGGCTCAACAGTCCGGAGATGGCGCGGCACGCTACGCGGCTTGGCGAGCAGCTCCGCTTCAACACGATGTTTCCTGCCAAGCTTTCGGAAATTGCCATTCTCGTCACTGCGCGGCACTGGACCTCGCATTACGAATGGTATGCGCACAAGCGCCTGGCGCTGAAGGGCGGCATGGACCCGAAAATCATTGAGGACATCCGCGACCGTCGCACGCCCACCTTCGATGACCCCAAGGGCCAGATGATCTATGATCTCGCCAAGTCACTGCATGAGGGCCATGGCGTGTCGCAAGCGCTGTATGAGGAAGCGGTAAAAGTGCTCACCGAACGCGGGATTGTCGAGGTGATCGGGCTGTGCGGCTACTACACGATGGTCTCGATGACGCTGAACACGTTCGAGTTCGGGCTGCCGGACGGCGAGGTATCGGATCTTGTGTGATGAAGATCGGCGCCTACGTGTCCCGGACGCGGTGCACCGCAGAGCCGGGACCCATCTCGGCGCGCAGCATGGGCCCCGGCCTAGCAGCGCACCGCCGGAGTCGCGCAAAGCGCGATCCCGGACGCGCTGCGCGGCATCCGGGGCACGCAAGCTTCCAAACGGAGTCACAACATGCCCCAATCCCCACCCATCGTCGCCGGCACGCGGATCGGGCATGTCCATCTCAAGGTCGCCGATCTCGAACGCGCGCTCGGCTTCTATTGCGGCGTGCTCGGCTTTGAGGTGATGCAGCGGATGGGTTCTGGCGCCGCGTTCATATCGGCCGGCGGTTATCACCATCACATCGGCCTCAACACCTGGGAAAGCAAAGGCGGCCATCCGCCGCCGCCGGGCACCACCGGCCTGTTTCACACCGCCATTCTCTATCCCACCCGCGCAGCGCTGGCGGATGCGCTCTACCGCGTGATCCAGGCCGGCATCGAGCTCGACGGCGCCAGCGACCACGGCGTCAGCGAGGCGCTCTATTTGCGCGACCCCGACCAGAACGGCGTCGAACTCTATCGTGACCGGCCGAAAGAAGAATGGCCCCGCGCGCCCGACGGATCGCTCGCGATGTTCACCAAGCGGCTGGATCTGGAGGACTTGCTGCGGCAGCGGGAGGCGTAGGCCAATGCGATTCACCGTAGCACCAGGTGCGTAACCCAGCCGCCGGCATAGAGACCGCCGCCAAACACCGCATGCGTGACGAGACTGTGCAGTCGGGCGGCTGCCGGATGCGACGTGCGGCTCGCGGCAATGCCGAAACCCATGGCGGGCTGCATCACCAGGAACGGCGCGGCCACACTGCCGATCCCGACCAACAGTGCCGGGCCGATCGTCGGATCGCGAGCCCAATCGAGGCCGAAGAACGCAAGCAGCACGCCGGCAAGCACAATCCCGATCAGGTAATGCGCTGACCAGCCGATCAGTCGCTCGCCCCGCAGCGGCGGCGACGCGGCAATCCGGTCGTGGCGCAGGCGCCCGCGCGCAAGGTGGCCGAGCCAGCGGCCCACCAGACCATAGTCCAGGGACGGAATGCCAAGCAGCCGCTGCCGGATCATCGTCCAGATGTCCATCACGACGGTTGCACCCGCTCCGATCAGCACCGCTGATGTCAGATAATGTGCCGCTTCAGTCATGCATGGCCTCCGTTGGAGCCTGCGCTGCCACCATCCAGCACGCCGCGGTGAAGGAGACCGCTGGCCCGCGTATATAGGGCTCGAAGGCGGTGCTGATGGTTTCGATCACCCGTGCACGGGTGCCTTCATCCGCCCCCTGAAGGAACAGGCCGACCGGTCCAAGCCAGCCGACGTAGCGGGCGAGTTCCGTCTTTTGAAAGCTGCAGACGATATCGATCGGCCGGATGTCGATCGCTGTCCAGCCACTCGCCGCCAAAATGGTCTCGATTCGGCGCCGGTCGGCGAAGGCGAACTGCCCCGGCCCTTCGGCTCGACGCGCGGGAAGGTCGGGCAGCAACGGCTTTGCGGCCCGCTCGGCCGTCGTCATGAATGGATTTTCCGCCGCACCCCGCCAGGCGATGAAGCGCAGCCTCGCGTCAGGCCGTGCCGCCTGGCGCAGATTGGCGAACGCCTGCACGGGGTCGGCAAAGAACATGACGCCGAGGCGCGAAATGATCATGTCGAAACTTGCGGGCGCGAAGCCGTGTGTTTCGGCGTCGGCGCAGATGAAGCTTGCAGGTTGGCCGTCCCGCGCCGCTCGGGCGCGTGCCACGGCGATCATCGGTTCCGAGAGGTCGATGCCCGTGCAGTATCCCTTGGTACCGAGTGCCCGGGCGACGGCGAGCGTCGTGGCACCCGTGCCGCAGCCGACGTCGAGCACGCAGCTCGCTGCGGCCTCGGCGACCACCTGGACCAGCAAATCCTCGAAGGGCTTGAACATCTCCTCGAGCACGTGCCGTGCCTCGACCCAGCCACGTCCGGCGGGGCCGTTCCATAGTCTTGCCTGTTCGTCATCTGGCTGCTGCGCGACATTCATGATCTCTTCCTTTTGTTGGAGCTGTTTCCTGGCTTGCCAAATGGGCGCGGATGGCTGCACTCTGCCAGTTCAAGTCAACTTGAGGTCAAGGCATGAGAGACATCGATATCGCAGAGGCGGCTCGATTGTCGGGCGTTCGCGCCTCGACCCTGCGCTTCTACGAGGAGAAGGGGTTGATCGCCTCTCGCGGAAGGCGGGGCCTTCGCCGGCTGTTCGATCCGGCCGTGTTGGACCGGCTGGCGCTGATCGCGCTCGGGCGTGCCGCCGGCTTCTCGCTCGATGAGATCGCCAGGATGTTCGCACCCGACGGCCGGCCGCGCATCGACCGGCGGATGCTGGCGGCCAAGGCCGAGGAGCTGGAGCGGACGATCCGCAAGCTCAACGCCATGCGCGACGGCCTGCGCCACGCCGCCGCCTGTCCCGCCCCGAGCCACATGGAGTGTCCCACCTTCCGCCGCCTGCTGCGGGCTGCGGCGTCAGGCGCTATTGGCGAAAGCAAGACGCGGCGGCCGCCGCGCAAATCGTTCGCCGCTACTGGACGCGCGCAGGGCCGCGCCCGCGGATCATGATCAACACCGCCGCCGTCAGCTCGACTCCGATGCAGCCGTAGAACGGCAGCACGTAACTACCCGACAGATCCCGCAGCAATCCCACCACGCCGGGACCGAACGCATACGTGATCTGGTTGATCGCCGTGATCAAACTGATCAGGACACCAAATGAACGCGGATCGAATTCGCGCTGCACGATCAGGGCCGGCAATGTGATCAGGTTGCCGACGGAAAAGCCGAACAGCGCGCAGGCGGCGATCAGCACGTAATCATTATGCACATTGATGACAATGAGCAGCGCCACCGCCTGGCTGACGAACGACAGCGAGGACGCCAGCCGCTGGTTCATCCGGTCGATCACGAAAGAAAACAGCACACGGCCAACCACCGCCATTGCCGTCAACAGAGCCACCGCAATCGCCGCCTGCTGCCGGCCGATCACCGAATCCAGAAACGCGATCAGGTGGACGATGAAGCCGACCTGCGCGAACAGCACCAGTGCGAACGCCGACGACACCGAGAGAAAGCCGATGTCGCGAAAGGCGCGTGCGCGAATTTGCGTCGGCGACGGCGCGCCGGCAGCCTCTAACCCGCCCGTACTCAGGTGAAGCGGCGGCCGTCCGACCAAGAGCAGGATCACCGGCACCATCAACGCAACCATTACGACGGCCGACGCCATCATCGCGCCAGAGAAACCGAAATAGCCGATCGCGGTCACCAGCAGCGGCACGCCGACGATGCCGCCGAAGCTCGCGCCATTCAGCGCCAGGCTGATCGCCATACCGCGCTTGTTGTCGAACCACAGCCCCAGCGTATTGGTGATGATGCCGAGGCTGGTGCCGGCCCAGCCGAACGCCAGCACGGCATTGGCGAGGTAAAGCTGCCAAGGCTCGCGCACCTGACCGATCGAGATGGCCGCCACGGCCATCGCCAACGTGCCTGCGATCAGGCAATTGCGCGGACCGAACGCTTTGATCGCCTCGCTGACGAACGCGACCAGCAGCGCGCCGAACAGATAGAAGAACGTGGTGCCGGACGAAATCAGCGACGCCGGCCAGCCGTGCAGCCGCTGCAACTCGGCGACGTAGACGCTCTGGCCGTAGAAGCCGAGCCCCCAGCCGAAGGTTGCCAGCAGGAAGCACACGACGACTATGCGCCAGCCGTCGTAGCGGATCGAGGTCTCGTCGATGGTGGCGTAGTTGCGAGCGTCCAACGTCGTTTGCTTCTCTTGCTATTTCTCACGTCGTCATGCCGGGGCTTGTCCCGGGCATCCACGTCCTTCCTGCGGCGGTCAAAGACGTGGATGGCCGGGACACCTAGCGCGAAGACGCGCTTCGCGCTTTTGCCCGGCCATGACGGAGAAGGTTAGCAGACCCGCAAGCCAATTGCTTCGGTGCCGGCCGAACTGTCAGCAGGTGGCAGCTAGGTCGGCTTCGACGGATCGTAGAAGAACCGCTCGCGCCAAACCTTGTCGCCGCGCCATTCCTGCAGCGCGACTTCGTCGAACCGGCCGGTCTTGCCTGAATGAAAGACAAAGTCGAAAATCCAGTGAATCGCGACATGGTCGCCCTCGACGATCGAGGTCACGCAGGTCGAGGTCACGCTTTTGACCCGCTCCAACACCGCGCGCTCATGCGCCACCAGCACGTCGCGGCCGACCCGCGGCGGAGCGGCGTTCTCCTGCATGCTGGCGTCCTCGGTGTAGAAGCGCTCGATCGCGCCGGCATGATCGCCGGAGACGACGGCGGCGATGAACTCATCGAGACGGGCGCGCGACGGCATGGGATCTCCGGTAATCAGACACTCGGACTTGGAATCTCGTTGACCGCCTGCAACTTCGCGCGACGCTTGGCAAATGACGCAAACGACAGCACCGCAAGGCCGAGCAGCACCGGCGGGAACACCACCATGTTTACCATCGACCAGCCGTAATGCGCCAGCAACTGGCCGGACGAGAACGACCCCAGCGCCATCATCCCGAAGATCAGGAAATCGTTGAACGCCTGCACCTTGTTGCGCTCCTGCGGCCGATGCGTCTCCAGCACCAATGCCGAGGCGCCGATAAACGCAAAATTCCAGCCGACGCCGAGCACGATCAGCGTCGCCCAGAAATGCAGCGCGGTGATGCCGGAAAGGCCGATCGCGGCAGCGGCGGCCTCCAGGGTCAGGCCAAGTGCCACGATTGTCGGTGCACCGAAACGCGCGATCAGCGAGCCGGTGAAGAAGCTTGGGCCGTACATCGCCACGATGTGCCACTGGATGCCGAAATTGGAATCGCTCACCGTGAGCCCGCACATCTTCATGGCGAGCGGCGCAGAAGTCATGACGAGATTCATCATGGGGTAAGCAATCACGCCGCACAGCGCCGCGGCAATGAAGCGCGGTTGCCGTGCAATCTCGAACAGCGGCCGGCTGCCATGCATGTCCGACGGTGCCGGCTTCGGCGCGTCGACGCCCCACAGCACCGCCGTCGCCACCAGCGCGACGAACGTCTGCACCACGAAGCTGAACGCAAACAGATAAGGCGGCCAGATATCCATGGTCCACTGCACGAGCTGCGGACCGAGCACGCCGGCGAACACGCCGCCGGCCATCACCCAGGAGACGGCCTTCGGCCGGAACGCTGTGCTGGCGCCGTCAGCGGCGGCAAAGCGATAGGACTGCGCGACTGCGCCGTAGAGGCCGCCGAGGAAAGTCGCGAAGCAGAACAGCCAGAACGATGCGTACAGAACGGCGGCGGCGGCGAGCGCACCGGTGAGGATTCCGCAGAAGGTACCAATGATGAACGCGACACGGCGGCCATAGGCGCGCGAGATCGCGCCCGTCGGCAGCGTGCCGGCGGCGAGCCCCAGCACGTACATCGACAGCGGCACGGTGGCGAGCGATATGGTCGGTGCCAGCGTCGCGCCGACGATCGAGCCGGTGGCGAAAATCACCGCCGAATTGGCGCCGGTCAGCGCCTGAGCCGCAGCGAGCCGCAGCACGTTGGCGCGCGCGCGAGCGTCGTTTGATACCTGTTCGGTGGCTGTCGTATCCAGCATCGGCATTCCCGCCCGGCAGGCCCCGGGCCGGGAGCCTCATTGATTGATTCCGCGGCACTATGAAGACACCGGGCGGCGCGATCAACCGACGCAAACGGGCGCGCGCTATGCGACGGGCGCAAGCAACTGTCGTATCACGACCGCTTCTTGCCTGCTCGTTTCCCAGCTTGCACCGCGCCTGTCTTGTGGACCTTCGAACGAGGATGCCCAAGGCCACCATGCGGAAAGCCCGGACTCCAATCAAGTGCAATCGTGGCAGCGAAGCCGAAGAAGCTGGAACGACTCATGCCAAGCTCCGTGGCGCGTTTGTCGATCCGCGCAATCAGGCTCTTCGGCAGATAGACGTTCACGCGTTCGGACGGATCGGGCGGGTCGACCCCGACAATGAAGTAGGCGACGACGTCGGCACCCCTCGGCAGCGCGATCTGTTCGATCGGCGTTGGCTCCGGTAGCGACCTGCTCTGCTCTGCCATTTCGTCCACCGCTCGCGCCAGCGCGGCCTCCGCTTTCTCGATCGCCTCTTCTTGCGATCGCCCGCCAGCGACGCAACCCGGGAAATCGGGAAACCACGCGCCGAGCGCTCCGCGCGGACCGCGTTCCAGCACTGCAGGATAGAGCCGCTTCTTCACTCTGGCTTCCCCATGGTAGTTGTGCTATTTAACACACAAGATGGTGTGTCAAATCACACATCAATGTTAACATGATCCAGGAGGAGAGGCAAAATGGACGCGCAAGCCGAACTCCGCATCATTCGTGCGGCCTACGCCAAGCAGGTCCTTGCTGCTGCAAGCGTTGCCGATGCGCGCCTGGCTCAGGCGTTTGCGACCATTCCTCGCGAGGACTTTCTTGGGCGCGGTCCGTGGCTGGTGCGGCGCTGGCTACGCGACTACGTTTCGACACCCGACGCCGATCCCGTTTACCTCTATACCGACGATCTGGTCGCGCTCGTGCCCGAGCGGGGCGTCAACAACGGGCAGCCGTCGTTGCACGCCCATCTCATTCACCAGGCCTCACCCGCCGTCGGCGAGCACGTGGTGCATGTCGGAACGGGCACGGGCTATTACACCGCCATCCTCGCGCACCTGGTCGGACCGTCAGGGCGGGTTACGGCGATCGAATATGATGGAGCCCTCGCGGCCCGCGCCAGAGCCGGCCTGGCGCCCTACGCGAATGTCGCCGTGATCGAGGGCGACGGCGCACAGGTGCCCTTCGATGCCGCCGATGTCATCTATGTCAATGCCGGCTGCACACGGCCTGCCACGCCTTGGCTCGACAGCCTTGCCGATGGCGGCCGCCTGATCATGCCGATAACGTCAGATCAGGGATTTGGCGGCATCGCGCCGGAGCGCATCGCGAGTGCCGGCGCAGTGTTCCGAATTGAGCGAAGAGCTGCGGACTATCTTGCAAACTGGATCTCGCCAGTTGCGATCTTCCCCTGCACCGGCAGCCGCGACGAGGCGTCCGAACGAGCTCTCGCCGAAGCGTTTGCCCGCGGCGGCTGGCAGAAAGTCACGCGACTGTACCGCGACCAATCCATTCCGGATGAGC contains:
- a CDS encoding protein-L-isoaspartate O-methyltransferase family protein, translating into MDAQAELRIIRAAYAKQVLAAASVADARLAQAFATIPREDFLGRGPWLVRRWLRDYVSTPDADPVYLYTDDLVALVPERGVNNGQPSLHAHLIHQASPAVGEHVVHVGTGTGYYTAILAHLVGPSGRVTAIEYDGALAARARAGLAPYANVAVIEGDGAQVPFDAADVIYVNAGCTRPATPWLDSLADGGRLIMPITSDQGFGGIAPERIASAGAVFRIERRAADYLANWISPVAIFPCTGSRDEASERALAEAFARGGWQKVTRLYRDQSIPDERCWLRGVGWCLAYQ